The following nucleotide sequence is from Elusimicrobiota bacterium.
GATTGCGCCGTCAACCTGGGAAGGTTGTTAAAGATGGATAAAATGGCTTACGGAACAGTGTCCAAAATAAAGAATACGTATCATCTCGCCGTCAATGTAGTTGATATAGAGACGGCCGAAATCCAAGCTTCCCGCAGCGTGCAAGCCGGCTCTATGGACGAACTTGGCGCTGCCACTGTCTACCTTGCCGATATGATTTCCGGAGAGTTTAAATAGTTCTTCCAGTAGATTTGATGCGGATGATGACGTTAAGCGTGTAGGGCCGTGGAAAATACAAGCAAAACAAATTTTAGGTTGTTGGTCTGTGCCTGTGCGCTATAATTTCAAGCGATGTTCGGCCTTAGGCTCGGCTCTCCCAAAAAAAGCCTCCAAACGCTCTTAAGTTGCGGCCTGGATGTTCCTGAGGAATTGCCCCAAAACATCCTTTCCTTCGGTAAGAAGGCTTTAAAGCCATTGGCTGCCATCATGCTGGATAAAAAGTTGCATAACGCCGAATGGCCCAAAGGTTGGGCCCCTATCCATGCCATGTACCTTTTGGGCGCCCTGGGAGAGCCCGATGCCTTACCTTACTTCGAGAAGCTCTTTAGTCTCGATCTTGATGATGGGTTTTCGGACTTTATCACGGAAGACGGCCCGGCGATTTTAGCCGGCCTTGGTCCAGGCGCCATTTCCGGCATCAAGAGGCTGGCCCGTCTAAAAAGTCTTGATCCCTTTAAC
It contains:
- a CDS encoding DUF1186 domain-containing protein, yielding MFGLRLGSPKKSLQTLLSCGLDVPEELPQNILSFGKKALKPLAAIMLDKKLHNAEWPKGWAPIHAMYLLGALGEPDALPYFEKLFSLDLDDGFSDFITEDGPAILAGLGPGAISGIKRLARLKSLDPFN